Within the Selenomonas sp. AB3002 genome, the region ACCTGGTTCTGTTCACCGTCTTCCCTTGTTCAAGTCAAGGAACTCGGCTTCGATGCCATTGCTATGGTAAAAAAGTCTGAAAACAGTCATTTCCTTCATGACGAACGCATGAAGAGTGTAATGGCAATATTTCGCCAGTCTAAAAAGCGTCCTGGTTGCTCAAAGTATCTGCTTTCAGTAGAGGCGGCGGTGGTAAAGGACGAAAAACTCTGCCAGTCAAACTGTTTTCGTTAGGAACAGAAGCAACCCAAGGACTATCGAATCTTGATATCCACAGATACCTCTTTGTATAGCAAGCAGCATCCAGAAGTATGGACGATGGAATATCAGCAACAGGTATCTCAGGATACCAAGATTACAGAGAACTTGGGGTTGCTTCTGTTCCTAACGAAAACGAGTTTGACTGGCAGAGTTTTCCGTCCTTTACCACCGCCGCCTCTACTGAAAGCAGATACTTTGAGCAACCAGGACGCTTTTTAGACTGGCGAAATATTGCCATTACACTCTTCATGCGTTCGTCATGAAGGAAATGACTGTTTTCAGACTTTTTTACCATAGCAATGGCATCGAAGCCGAGTTCCTTGACTTGAACAAGGGAAGACGGTGAACAGAACCAGGTGTCAAAAAGAACGTAGCGGGCTGGAATCTCCATAGATTTTGCCTCAGCCAAGAGCTTCTGCATAACAACGGTAGCCTTAGTCTGTGCCAGCTTGCGCTGTTTCCCGCCGTTGCTACGCGAGTCGATCTTATCCGAAGACTCCTGCAGCCGATTGACACGATTGGCAGATGAAAGCAGACAGTGGCTGAGTGGCAGAAACGAATTCCCATCACTCCAGCCGAGAGTCAGCATGCGGAACCCCGCGTATACTTGTGCTCGACGTGGTCAAACACCTTGGCAAGCAGCTCCACATTCTTGGAACGTGCCCTGCTTAACAAGGAGTCATCGATGATAAGCACGTTGCGCCGGTTTTCATTGGTAAGAGGTACAATTTTTTGAATGATGGATTTACCAAGCTGCAGAGTGAATTTGCGCCAGTTGACACAACTGGAATTCATGAAACGGTAAAAGGTA harbors:
- a CDS encoding transposase, which translates into the protein MLTLGWSDGNSFLPLSHCLLSSANRVNRLQESSDKIDSRSNGGKQRKLAQTKATVVMQKLLAEAKSMEIPARYVLFDTWFCSPSSLVQVKELGFDAIAMVKKSENSHFLHDERMKSVMAIFRQSKKRPGCSKYLLSVEAAVVKDGKLCQSNSFSLGTEATPSSL
- a CDS encoding transposase, which encodes MNIVSQNHIFGEQLSSKISCFLEEFHVGKILKVCNAYKVRGFSVSNVFKVAFENAFRNKSFYQQEKMDSSVIPFAKDTFYRFMNSSCVNWRKFTLQLGKSIIQKIVPLTNENRRNVLIIDDSLLSRARSKNVELLAKVFDHVEHKYTRGSAC